The nucleotide sequence GGCTCGAGCCGCGCCAGCACCTCGGGCTTGCCGCCCGCGGCGGCCGCCAGCCAGTTGGTCACGAACAGCTGCATGCCGCTCGAGGGATGCTGGCTCAGCTGCAGCATGTAGGTGGTGACGTCGGTGAGTTCGAAGTGCGCCGTCAGCAGCTCGCGGCCCAGGCGCTGGGCGCCGGGATCCTTGTGGTCGCACAGGCGCACCAGCAGCGCGGGCGTCCATTGCGGCGACTGGCCTTGCGATGCGAACCACTCGCGCGCCCAGGCGAGCGCATCGTCCCAGCGACTGTCGAAGATGCGCAGCGCATCGTCGAGCTGCGCGAGCGTGCGCTCGGGCCGCGCGGCGAGCTGCTCGCAGGCCCATTGCCGCGCGGCTGCGGCATCGACCAGCCCCAGGCTCGCGGTCTGCAGCACGTCGAAGGCCTCGGCCGGCTGCTGCGGCAGCAGCCAGGCGCCCAGCCGTTGCGCGCCCTTGCTGCGCGCCTCGAGCAGCCGCACGGTGGTGGCGCTGTCGCCCGCGCGCGTGTGCGCGGCCAGCGGGCCGCACAGCCACTGCAGCAGCGAATCGAACACGCCCTCGGCCGCTTCGGTGCGGAACAGCTCGTCGCGCAGCATCGGCATCAGCGCCGCGCCGAAGTCCGGATGGCCGGGCAGCAGCTGCGCGAGCTTGGGCGCGACCGCGCTGCGCACGCGCGGCATCGGGCTGGCGCAGAACACGGCGAACAGCGCCGGCTGCGCGAGCAGCGTGTCGTCGGGCAGCGCGGTGAACAGGCGCACGCCGGCGCCGCGCAGCCGCTCGTCGTCCGACTGCAGCAGCCGCGTCAGCACCTCGATCGGCAGGCCTTGAACGGATGCCGGATGCAGCAGCAGCCACTCGGCCGCGAGCGCGACCACGTCGGGGCTCGCATGGTCGAACAGGGCCAGCAGTTCGGCCAGCGGCGCCTTCGAGCCGGCTTCGCGCAGCGGGTTCTGCAGCGCCCATTGCAGGTTCTCGCAGATGGCGGCGAGTTCGGGTGCCTGCGCATCGCAGCGCGCGAGCCAGTCGAGCAGCGCGGTACACAGCGCGTCGAAGCTGTCCGCCGTCTCTGGCTGGCCCACCGCGGCCTGCAGCAGCAGGCGCGAGGCGCGGCGCACCTCGGCGTCGGCCGAGACCAGCAGGCGCAGCAGCAGCTCGACGTCGCGGCTGTAGCGCGCCGGGTCCTCGGCGATCAGGTCGAGTGCATGGCGGCGTGCTTCGTCCAGTGGCGAATCGATCAGCGGCACGAGCCAGGGGCCGGCGGGCTCGCCGGCCTCGATGCGCTCGCGCACCAGCGTCAACGCGAAGCGCGCCGTGTCGTTCCAGGCGCTCGCGAGCAGCTCGCGCAGCACGGCGCCATCGAGTGCTTGGCAGAAGGCGCGGTTGTCCTGCAGCGCGCGCGCCGCGAAGGCATGCACGCCGGCGCAGCGCGACTGCCGCATCAGCTGCAGCAGCGCCTCCGGATGGCGGTCCCAGCGCTCGGGCCAGGCCTCGCCGCGTTGCGCGCGGTGCTCGGCCGGCGGCGTCTCGCGGCGCCAGTAGAGGCCACCGGCCAGCGCAGTCCATTCGGGGTCATGGCGATGCAGCAGCTGCATCACGACCAGCCAGCGGCTGTAGGGGCCGCTGTGCCAGACGCGCGTCTCGCGGTTCCAGCCTGCATCCTCATGGCGCGCCGCGACGGCCGCGTCCGCATCGTCGGCCGCGAGCAGCACGCCCATCGCGAGCCGCAGCCAGTCGCGCTCGTCGGCCGCGCCGCGCAGCGCGAGCCGGCGCAAGGTGCGCCAGGTGCGGCGGCGCAGGTAGTCGTGCGTGCGCTGGCTCAGCGCGAGCCGGCTGTCGGGGCGCACGATCTCCTTCGCGATGTCGACGTAGCGGCCGTTGAGCATGGCCCATTGGCTGGTGCCGCGAAAACCCGCGCGCTGCGTTTCGAGGCGCTGGTTCAGCAGGCCCAGCAGGCGGTAGTCGCCCGCGAACTCGGCACCCTTGTAGAGCCGGCGCCAGGCGCGGAAGCTGCGCGCGGCCAGCGAGAGCTGCTGCGCCACGTCGTGCAGCGCACTGCGCGCCAGGCCGGCGGGCTGGTCCTCGTCGAGGCCTTCGAGCAGCGCGAGTTCGAACAGCTGCTGTGTCCAGTCGGTGTGCGCGAGGCTCTGCCAGTGCGCGGGGTCGGCGAGCCGTTCGCGCAGCAGCGCGGCGGGCTCGGCCACCGGAACGACCTGCGCCTCGGTCCAGGCGCGGCGCAGCGAGCCGGGCCAGTCGTCGACGATGCGCTCGGCTTCCGCGGCGCGACGTTCGGCGGGCCACAGCGCGAGCGCGGCCCAGCGCGCGATGCGCGTCACTTTGGGGTCGGTCGCGCGGCGCGAGAGCTCGAGCATTGCCTCGAAGGCGCCCGTGTCGCCGCAGCGGCCGATGGCCCAGGCGATGCAGTAGTCGAGCATCGCGTCGCCGGTCTCGATCAGCTCGACCAGCCGCGGCACCGCCTGCGCGAGCCGGCGTTCGCCGAGGCGCCACACGGTGCGGCTGCGGCGCAGCGGCGGTAGCAGGCGCCAGGCATCGGGCGCGATGCGCTCGAGCAGGATGGTGTCGGCCGGCGAAAGAGAAGCGGCGGCGGCGATGGGCGCGGCCGGTGCCGATGCAACGATGGGCGCACCTTCGAGCGCGAGGCCGCGCGAGAGCTGCGCGGCGAGCGCATCGCCGAACACCGCCATCGCCTTGTCGAGCGCGAGCGGCGAGGGTGTCAGCACGGTCTCGCGCCACTGCAGTCCGTCGCGGCTGCTGCTCAGGTGCACCACGTGCCCGGCGTCGGCGGGCAGCTCGAACAGTTCGATGGTGACGTGTTCCGTGACCGTCGATGTCCCCGGTCTCGTTCGTGTGAGTTTCTCGGATCGAATGCGCTTCACGCGGAGGCCTCCCTGCCTTCGGTTGAATGCCCCGATCCTGCAGTGTGGCCGGTCGGGGCAGCCGCCTATCTTAGGCCCTGATACTGCACGCTTCGATGACGCGCGGATGAGCGCCGGCTCACCACGCCATCTGCCGCCACGGGCTGTGCTCGTGCGAGAGCAGGTGGGCGGTGGCGCGCTGGAAGGTGTCGGTGTCCTCGGCGATGCGGTCGAGATCGTGGGTGGCGAGCCAGAACGCGCGCCCGACCACGAAGCTGTCGCCGAAGTCGCGCCACGACTGGTAGGCGGGCTGCGCGAGGCGCGCCGCGCTCGCGATCGCGTTCCACGACTCCTCGGCGCGCAGCAGCCGCGCATCCTGGATCAGCCGGTGCATCTGCACCAGTCGGCCCATGTCCCAGGCCATGATGCTCGCGGGCAGCGGCCGCGGCAGCTTGTCGAACAGGCCTTCCTCGGCGGCCTCGTGCCAACTTTCGTAGTAGTCGCGCGTTCTCTCGAGATCGAGGCCGCGTCCCACCGCTTCGCCGGGCAGTGCCGCGAGGTTGGCTTGCGCCACCGCCGCCGCATCGCTTCGGCTGCCGCGGTGCAGGCGCTCGACGCGCGGATTCACCACCGCGTAGTGCGCGCGGTGGCCCTGCGAGAGCAGCGACTCGGTGACCTCGCGCGCGCTGCTGGCGTTGGTGACGCCCCAGGCCGAGGCCAGCAGCGCCACGGCGGTGGCGCGGTCCGATTCGGTGGTGAGCGCGTTGATCGGCAGGTAGGACTCGGCCGCGTAGACCGCGCCGAGCGCGAGGCCGCGATGCTGCGCCGGCGTCAGCGGCGTGCTGTCCTCGAGCCGGTTGAAACTGAATGAAAAAAGCTTGCGGACCTTGTCCAGAAATCCCATGGCGCCGTCCCCTTGTGTTCGCCTGTGCGGGCGTAGGCTAGGTGCGCCGGGCGCGCGGCGCCAGTGCCTAAAGTCATTGGGCGACATCGCGTGTGGTGTGTAGCATCGCAGCGTCGTGCCATGCCACGGCGCCGTTCGTTCCATCGCATCCGCCGCCATGTCCAGCACCGAATCGCTTTCGCAATCCAGCTTCCTCTACTTCACCGGCCAGGGCTCCGACAAGGTCTACCAGGTCCACCTGCGGCCGAAGGACGAGGGCTGGGTGGTCGACTACGGCAACGGCCGGCGCGGTGGCACGCTCGCCACCGGCACCAAGACCAGCAGCCCGGTCGGCTACGAGGCCGCGCTCAAGATCTACCAGAAGGTGGTGAAGGAGAAGACCGGCAAGGGCTACACCACCGATGCATCGGGCGCGCTCTACACCGCTTCCGAATTCGCGGGCCGCATGAGTGGCGAGCTGCCGCAGCTGCCCACCCTGATCGCCGAGACGCAGCTCACGCGCTACCTCGACGACCCCGGCTGGGGCCTGCAGGAAAAGGCCGATGGCGAGAACCGCATGCTGGTGATCGAGGAGGACGCGGTGCGCGGCACCAACCGCCGCGGCCTGTTCGTCGACATACCGCAGGCCTGGGTCGCGACCGCCGCGCTGCCGGCCGGCCGCGCGGTGATCGCGGGCGAGCACGTGGGCGATGGCTTCCTGGCCTTCGACCTGCTCGAGGCCGCCGGCGAGGACCTGCGCGCGCAGGCCTTCGTCGAACGCTTCCGGCGGCTCGAGGCCTTCGCGAGCGCCTTGCCATGGATGGCCGTGCTGCCGCTCGAGACCGAGGCCTCGGCCAAGCACCGGCGCGCGGCCGAGTTGCGCGCGGCGCATGGCGAGGGCTTCGTGCTCAAGGCGCTGGCCGCGCCCTTCGCCGCGGGGCGCAGCAATGCGAGCCTCAAGTTCAAGTTCCAGCAGAGCGCGACCTGCGAGGTGCTGCGCGTCAATGCGCAACGCTCGGTGGCCGTGGGCCTGCGCGACGAGGCCGGCGTGCTGGTCGATCTGGGCAACGTCACCGTGCCGCCGAACGAAGCGCTGCCCGCGCCCGGCACACTGGTCGAGGTGCGCTATCTCTATCGCTATGCGGGCGGCAGCTTCGAGCAGCCGGTCTATCGCGGGCAGCGGCCCGACATGGCGGCCGAAGATGCACTGCTCGCGCAGGTCACGCGCATCAAGGAACGCAGTGCCGTCGCGGAAGAAGAGCGCGACGACGGGAGCGACGTCGCGTGAGGGGCCCGCACCGCTTCGCCTGCGGCCTGGCCATGATCGTCGCGCTCGCGGGCTGCGAGCGGCCGGAGCCGCCGCCACCGCTGAGCAAGGAGGCACAGATCACGCGCGATGCGCCGCCCGAGCTGATGTTCCGCGGCACCTTTGCCGGGCGGCCGATCCACCTGGTCGTGAACGACTGCGAGGTCTACAGCGTGCGCAGCCTCGAGGGCGGCGAGGTCGAATGGACCTCGGTGCTCAAGCCCGAGTTCTATCCCTTCTTCAGCGTCTGCCAGCGCCAGCACCTGGAGCTCAAGGGCGACGTGCTGACGGCCCAACTGGGCCGCATGGCGATCGGTGCCGGCGGTTGCTGCGCCACCGGCGGCACCTACCGCTCCACCGACGGCATCGCCTGGAAGCGGACCGGGTACTGACACCCGGCACTCGCGACGCGGCTCAGGCCACGACGATGCGGCCGGGATCCGCCGAGCGCAGGATCTCCGCGCGGTCGCCGGTGGGCGGATAGATCCACTCGGTGTTGATCTGGTGCTTGAGGGCTTTCGCCTCGGCACCTTCCATCTTCACTTCGCGCGACCAGCCTTCGGTGTACACGGCGCCCCAGGGACCGAGGTCCAGGCAGGTCACGTACTTCGGCTGCGAATAGGCGATCTTGGGCAGCCCCAGCAGGTCGGCCGCGACGTTGTGGCCGGCCGAGCGGCCCAGCGCCATCGCGTGCTGGCACGACATCATCGCGACATTGCCCTCGTCGTCGGTGGCGGCGCGCGCGGCATCGCCCGTGACGAAGACGTTCGGAACGCCCGGCACCTGCAGGTTGCGGTCGACGAGGATCCGGCCCGCGGCATCGCGCTCGGCGGGGATCTGCTGCGTCAGCGCGGTCGCGCGCATGCCGGCGGTCCAGATCACCGTCGCTGCCTCGATGCGTTCGCCGCCCGAGGTGGTGATTCCCTCGGCGTCGATGCTCTCGACCTCCACGCCCAGCCGCCAGCTGACGCCTTGCGACTTCAGTGCCTTCTCGATCACCGGTCGCGGGCCCGGTCCGAGGTCGGGACCGATCGCATCGGCGCGCTCGACGACGATCACGCGCGGCTCGATGTCGCCGCCCATGATCTCGCGCAGCCGCGCGGGCATCTCGGCCGCGGTCTCGATGCCGGTGAAGCCGCCGCCGACCACGACGATGGTGTTGCGCGCGAGCGAAGAGGGCTGCTGCGCGAGCTTGCGCAGGTGCGCGTCGAGCGCCACGGCGTCCTCGTACTGGTCGACGCTCAGCGCGTGCGCATGCAGGCCCGGCACCGGCGGGCGGAAGAGCTTGCTGCCCGCCGCGAGCACCAGCCTGTCGTAGGCGAGCGTCTGGCGCGCGCCCTCGGCGTCGACCACGTCGACCTCCTGCGCATCGGTGCGGATGTGGTCCACGCGGGCCGCGAGAAAGCGCACGCCGACGGTATCGAACACGGACTGCAGCGGCGCCTTCATCGCCTCCTGCGGCACTTCGTAGAGGCGAGGGCGCACATGCAGCGTGGGCTCGGGCGCGACCAGCAGGATCTCCACGCCGTCGTTCGCATGGCCTGCCATGTCGAGTGCGCGCGCGGCGCTCAAGGCGCTCCACATGCCGGCAAAGCCGGCGCCTACAACCAGGATTCGTTGGGTCATTTTGGATGGTTCGGTTCTTCGAGTTTCATGTCCCGCGGCGCAGCGCGAAGGGTGCGGCGCGCACGGGGTCTTCAAGACGATCCGCTGTGGATCGCTTAACTACGACTATACTGGTCGTAGTAAAAAATTCAATCGCCGATTTCATGAACCGACCTCTCGCCATGCTGGGCGCGTACACGAACATCCTTCGATGCGAGTCCGCGATCGCGACGGGCGACGAGACCTGGCGCGCCATCGCCGCGCTGATGCTGCCGTGCTATCGCAATGCGCTGAAGGTGTTGGCCCAGGGCCTGAGCGCCGATGAGCAGCGCGCGTTCGAGCGGCTGGTGGTCGATGTCCATGTCGACGGCGAATCCATGCGGGTCGCCGCCAACGAC is from Variovorax paradoxus and encodes:
- a CDS encoding DUF1266 domain-containing protein translates to MGFLDKVRKLFSFSFNRLEDSTPLTPAQHRGLALGAVYAAESYLPINALTTESDRATAVALLASAWGVTNASSAREVTESLLSQGHRAHYAVVNPRVERLHRGSRSDAAAVAQANLAALPGEAVGRGLDLERTRDYYESWHEAAEEGLFDKLPRPLPASIMAWDMGRLVQMHRLIQDARLLRAEESWNAIASAARLAQPAYQSWRDFGDSFVVGRAFWLATHDLDRIAEDTDTFQRATAHLLSHEHSPWRQMAW
- a CDS encoding DNA ligase, with the translated sequence MSSTESLSQSSFLYFTGQGSDKVYQVHLRPKDEGWVVDYGNGRRGGTLATGTKTSSPVGYEAALKIYQKVVKEKTGKGYTTDASGALYTASEFAGRMSGELPQLPTLIAETQLTRYLDDPGWGLQEKADGENRMLVIEEDAVRGTNRRGLFVDIPQAWVATAALPAGRAVIAGEHVGDGFLAFDLLEAAGEDLRAQAFVERFRRLEAFASALPWMAVLPLETEASAKHRRAAELRAAHGEGFVLKALAAPFAAGRSNASLKFKFQQSATCEVLRVNAQRSVAVGLRDEAGVLVDLGNVTVPPNEALPAPGTLVEVRYLYRYAGGSFEQPVYRGQRPDMAAEDALLAQVTRIKERSAVAEEERDDGSDVA
- a CDS encoding NAD(P)/FAD-dependent oxidoreductase: MTQRILVVGAGFAGMWSALSAARALDMAGHANDGVEILLVAPEPTLHVRPRLYEVPQEAMKAPLQSVFDTVGVRFLAARVDHIRTDAQEVDVVDAEGARQTLAYDRLVLAAGSKLFRPPVPGLHAHALSVDQYEDAVALDAHLRKLAQQPSSLARNTIVVVGGGFTGIETAAEMPARLREIMGGDIEPRVIVVERADAIGPDLGPGPRPVIEKALKSQGVSWRLGVEVESIDAEGITTSGGERIEAATVIWTAGMRATALTQQIPAERDAAGRILVDRNLQVPGVPNVFVTGDAARAATDDEGNVAMMSCQHAMALGRSAGHNVAADLLGLPKIAYSQPKYVTCLDLGPWGAVYTEGWSREVKMEGAEAKALKHQINTEWIYPPTGDRAEILRSADPGRIVVA